TTAAAGAAGGAGAATAGCTATGTTAGATAAGGAAATGAAAATCGATAAAAAAGAAGTAGGTAGACGGATAAGAGATTTTAGAATAAGTAAAGCATACACTTTAGCTGAGTTTGGAAAGTTGTTTAAGGCTACTAAAAGCAATGTTTCAGATTGGGAAAACGGTAGAGTACTACCGAATAAAGAAAGACAAAAGAAACTAGCTAAATTACTTCAAATAACCGTTAATGAATTGCTTTACGGAAATACTGAGAAAGATGTTGAAGAACTCTATCAAAGACTTATTAAGCTTCCTAGAGATGAGTTTATTAATTTAATGATGAGAGCATCTATTGAATTTGAAAGCGAAGGAGAATAAAGAATGTTAGTAAATATTAATGAGGATATCTTAAAGTTATTAGAATTAAATGACTTAAAAGACACTGAAAGTAACAAGGAATTAATAGAGAATGTTGTAAATGCTTATATGGTAGGTGGTATTTTTACAGCTATTCAACAAGAGGCTAG
This is a stretch of genomic DNA from Gemella haemolysans. It encodes these proteins:
- a CDS encoding helix-turn-helix domain-containing protein; translation: MLDKEMKIDKKEVGRRIRDFRISKAYTLAEFGKLFKATKSNVSDWENGRVLPNKERQKKLAKLLQITVNELLYGNTEKDVEELYQRLIKLPRDEFINLMMRASIEFESEGE